A genomic segment from Drosophila miranda strain MSH22 chromosome 3, D.miranda_PacBio2.1, whole genome shotgun sequence encodes:
- the LOC108160644 gene encoding chymotrypsin-2 — translation MKYTNFRVLKMILLMWLVESVWSESKSRVKRLSLPDFNNDTLTLAKYVVSIRSRTPVKYFGDNHICGGGLLTPDWVLTSAHCVMDESKTMFRTRVLLVAAGSPNRLKFVTGKTVCTPVEALYVPMNFTMLNTDNMAMVRLKYSMPTGNPRIGFLDLPSDPPKFGSSYIVLGWGRIYKGGPLASNILQIDVLLKDQAYCEEKLQSFKYGMMCGKNDGNDSSPCSGDLGGPLIKDNIMVGIVTYPMGCGSSIPSVYTDVQSNIDWIRDTMSICSTITMNIISIFIFLLSQSVA, via the exons ATGAAATATACAAATTTCAGAGTATTAAAGATGATATTACTCATGTGGCTGGTGGAATCGGTATGGAGCGAGAGTAAGAGCCGAGTGAAGCGCCTTTCCTTGCCCGACTTTAACAACGACACCCTGACCCTGGCCAAATACGTGGTCTCCATTCGATCCCGGACACCCGTGAAATACTTTGGCGATAACCACATCTGTGGCGGTGGCCTATTGACGCCGGACTGGGTGCTGACCTCCGCTCACTGCGTCATGGA CGAATCAAAGACCATGTTTAGGACGCGGGTGCTGCTGGTGGCGGCGGGATCACCGAACCGGCTAAAGTTCGTCACGGGCAAGACGGTCTGCACCCCGGTGGAGGCACTGTACGTGCCAATGAACTTTACCATGTTGAACACGGACAACATGGCGATGGTGCGGCTGAAGTATTCTATGCCCACCGGGAATCCCCGCATTGGATTTCTCGATCTGCCCTCCGACCCCCCGAAGTTTGGCTCGAGTTACATAGTTTTGGGCTGGGGCAGAATATACAAG GGAGGTCCCTTGGCCTCGAATATCCTGCAGATCGATGTGCTCCTAAAAGACCAAGCGTACTGCGAGGAGAAGTTACAGAGCTTCAAATACGGCATGATGTGTGGCAAAAATGACGGAAACGACTCCAGTCCATGCTCCGGTGATCTTGGAGGGCCGTTGATCAAAGACAATATAATGGTTGGCATCGTCACTTATCCTATGGGCTGTGGATCCTCGATTCCCTCCGTCTATACGGACGTTCAGAGCAACATTGATTGGATACGCGACACGATGAGCATCTGCTCCACCATCACCATGAACataatttcaatattcatcTTCTTACTCTCGCAGTCAGTGGCTTGA